In Quercus lobata isolate SW786 chromosome 12, ValleyOak3.0 Primary Assembly, whole genome shotgun sequence, a genomic segment contains:
- the LOC115970972 gene encoding protein MAINTENANCE OF MERISTEMS-like, with translation MDPHGAIQTLCTRQDKHRSSLLLDAHLEGEEVPGVLTCRNRDKGLLQGGVDGLDPRILAYITDAGLDGLLRVPRMDIDHALITALVERWRPETHSFHLPHGEMTITLQDMEVIMGVPVDGLPLVESIPSTGSWRDVCRRLLGCIPPPHRELRNNKKNTGVLEGASIKAKWLEDQFRDPLPVDAPEALVQKYARFYILELLGGTLFMDKSGERISVRYLQYFDPISNGKKYSWGSAALSWLYRHLCKASEKTAKQIGGALLLVQLWAWARFPHICPVMRHPHQALPPGPLAVRWKGAKITTEHSMHVLHAYRVSLTSLRPNQIVWEPYRNYLRSLPAYCTAGQRIWRSIVPLIHFWVVEGHHPERVLRQFGMKQGIPQDVDTSIELHKITLQGKHEKDWARIHAPHIAKWAAHARIANAPTFHGEMNYNDEYLVWFRPRTIRHITKETSYWDTLVESQLHIITKCEPGSEIYTDCINALQAVEEIGRLSLDRARVVGNTSSPAVRRGRQASGRQGRGGSTSSQRHTSSRPPTSGQRHTPVPTSSRRPTSAQRPTSGSRHTPVPTSSRRHTPVPTSTRRHTPVHDHTMEEASQTTDEMWDDTAYDVGSMAHDDAGPSHTFAQRDTFGSPSMRSDGTCPPTPPSTSLLPTTCTSPPLTAGPAPGVLDDRDEMRFMPTPGRPTPVAVPPEFVHTEFIQTQIPIPPAEPSHIEDRPRRPQRTRTHPPDCGTGHGKVRPVKEPVRRRKRE, from the exons ATGGACCCACATGGAGCTATACAGACTTTGTGCACGAGGCAGGATAAGCATCGTTCAAGTTTGCTTTTGGATGCTCATTTGGAAGGCGAG GAAGTGCCAGGTGTATTGACTTGTCGTAACCGAGACAAAGGTCTGCTTCAAGGAGGGGTAGATGGGTTAGATCCACGAATTCTCGCTTATATCACTGATGCGGGGTTAGATGGGCTGCTTCGGGTCCCACGTATGGACATTGACCACGCATTGATCACAGCGTTGGTGGAGAGATGGCGGCCGGAGACGCACTCATTTCACTTGCCCCACGGTGAAATGACTATCACACTACAAGATATGGAGGTTATAATGGGGGTACCTGTAGATGGCTTGCCGTTGGTGGAATCTATACCCTCGACGGGCAGTTGGCGTGACGTCTGCAGAAGATTGCTAGGGTGTATACCGCCGCCACATAGAGAACttagaaacaacaaaaagaacACTGGAGTGCTGGAAGGGGCGAGCATAAAAGCCAAATGGCTTGAGGATCAGTTTCGCGACCCTCTCCCGGTTGACGCCCCTGAGGCGCTTGTGCAGAAGTATGCTCGTTTTTACATATTGGAGTTGTTAGGTGGTACGCTATTTATGGATAAGTCTGGAGAACGGATCTCAGTTAGGTATTTGCAATATTTCGATCCAATCAGCAACGGAAAGAAGTATAGTTGGGGTAGTGCAGCACTAAGTTGGCTCTATAGACACCTCTGTAAGGCATCAGAGAAGACAGCCAAGCAGATTGGGGGTGCACTACTATTGGTGCAGTTGTGGGCGTGGGCGAGGTTTCCCCACATATGTCCTGTGATGAGGCATCCACACCAGGCACTGCCTCCAGGTCCACTTGCTGTCAG ATGGAAAGGGGCTAAGATAACAACTGAACATTCGATGCACGTCCTACATGCCTATCGTGTGTCGCTTACTTCACTGCGGCCAAATCAG ATTGTTTGGGAGCCGTACAGAAATTATTTGCGTTCTCTACCCGCATACTGTACGGCAGGCCAACGTATATGGAGGTCTATTGTGCCGCTGATACATTTTTGGGTGGTTGAAGGCCATCATCCCGAACGTGTTCTCCGACAGTTTGGGATGAAGCAAGGCATACCACAAGATGTTGATACTTCAATTGAACTGCACAAGATCACCCTCCAGGGCAAGCACGAAAAAGATTGGGCCCGAATACATGCCCCGCATATTGCTAAATGGGCTGCGCACGCCAGAATTGCCAATGCACCGACCTTTCATGGGGAGATGAACTACAATGACGAGTATTTGGTTTGGTTTCGTCCCCGCACTATTCGCCATATTACAAAAGAGACTTCGTACTGGGACACTTTG GTTGAATCACAGTTGCACATTATAACGAAGTGCGAACCAGGGTCTGAGATCTACACCGACTGTATTAATGCCTTGCAAGCTGTTGAAGAGATCGGTCGGTTATCCTTGGACCGTGCACGTGTCGTGGGCAACACAAGTTCACCAGCTGTACGACGTGGTCGGCAAGCAAGTGGACGTCAAGGGCGTGGAGGATCCACTTCTAGCCAGCGTCATACATCTAGTCGGCCTCCCACATCTGGTCAGCGTCACACACCCGTGCCCACATCTAGTCGACGTCCCACATCTGCTCAGCGTCCTACATCTGGTTCGCGTCACACACCCGTGCCCACATCTAGTCGGCGTCACACACCCGTGCCCACATCTACTCGGCGCCACACACCCGTGCATGACCACACCATGGAGGAAGCAAGTCAGACAACAGATGAGATGTGGGACGACACTGCTTATGACGTAGGCTCCATGGCACACGATGATGCGGGTCCATCCCATACGTTTGCCCAGAGAGACACATTTGGGTCCCCATCCATGAGGAGCGATGGTACTTGCCCACCCACACCCCCTAGTACATCTTTGTTGCCCACCACCTGTACGTCTCCCCCACTGACTGCCGGCCCTGCCCCCGGAGTTTTAGATGATAGAGATGAGATGAGGTTCATGCCCACTCCTGGGCGACCCACCCCTGTTGCTGTCCCCCCTGAGTTTGTGCATACCGAGTTTATCCAGACACAGATACCCATCCCCCCAGCAGAGCCTTCGCACATCGAGGATCGGCCACGAAGGCCGCAACGCACACGGACACATCCTCCTGACTGTGGGACTGGACATG GCAAGGTGAGACCAGTGAAGGAACCGGTGAGGAGAAGAAAACGAGAATGA
- the LOC115970814 gene encoding uncharacterized protein LOC115970814 isoform X1, translating into MKMKMMKVKINMKAEVVTLILVNLAGIMERADESLLPGVYKEVGAALHTDPTGLGSLTLFRSIVQSACYPIAAYLAVRHNRAHVIAAGAYLWAAATFLVGFSSTFTQVAISRALNGIGLALVSPAIQSLVADSTDDNNRGTAFGWLQLTGNLGSIIGGLLSVLIAPITFMGIPGWRISFHLVAIISIMVGVLIQLFANDPRFSDSNAKDRDLVKSKSFWLEVKDLVQEAKSVIKIPSFQIIVAQGVTGSFPWSALSFSAMWLELSGFSHEKTAFLIALFVMGSSFGGLFGGKMGDILSTRLPNSGRIILAQTSSASAIPLTAILLLALPNGPSSGAVHGLVLFIVGFCISWNAPATNNPIFAEIVPEKSRTSVYAMDRSFESILSSFAPPIVGILAQYVYGYKPVPTGSSESEEIATDRGNAASLAKALYTAIGVPMALCCLIYSFLYYTYPRDKERAKMEALIESEMQQIELDNSPTGEEFSQVWFSESGEHFGQELENGFDLEDDEKKLLYH; encoded by the exons atgaagatgaagatgatgaaggTGAAGATAAATATGAAGGCGGAGGTGGTGACTTTGATTTTGGTAAATCTAGCTGGGATCATGGAGAGGGCAGATGAGTCACTATTACCGGGCGTGTATAAAGAGGTCGGTGCGGCTTTGCACACCGACCCGACGGGTTTGGgttctctcactctcttccgGTCCATTGTTCAGTCCGCCTGTTACCCAATCGCCGCCTACCTCGCCGTCCGCCACAACCGCGCCCACGTCATCGCCGCCGGTGCCTACCTCTGGGCCGCCGCCACTTTTCTCGTCGGTTTCTCCTCCACTTTCACCCAG GTGGCCATATCTAGAGCTTTGAATGGGATTGGCCTTGCACTAGTTTCACCTGCAATTCAGTCCCTTGTAGCTGACTCAACTGATGACAACAACCGTGGTACAGCTTTTGGGTGGCTTCAACTAACAGGCAACCTTGGTTCAATTATTGGTGGACTCCTCTCAGTGTTGATAGCTCCAATAACATTCATGGGAATTCCTGGTTGGAGAATTTCCTTTCATCTTGTTGCAATCATCAGTATTATGGTCGGTGTTTTGATCCAACTTTTTGCCAATGATCCTCGCTTTTCAGATTCTAATGCAAAAGATAGAGATCTAGTTAAGAGTAAATCTTTCTGGTTAGAAGTGAAGGATCTGGTTCAGGAAGCAAAGTCAGTTATTAAGATTCCATCTTTCCAGATTATTGTGGCACAGGGTGTCACTGGTTCATTCCCATGGTCAGCTCTGTCATTCTCAGCTATGTGGTTAGAGCTTTCTGGCTTCTCACATGAGAAAACTGCATTCCTCATAGCCCTGTTTGTGATGGGTAGTTCCTTTGGGGGCCTATTTGGTGGTAAGATGGGAGATATACTTTCTACTCGTCTCCCAAATTCTGGAAGGATAATTCTAGCACAAACAAGCTCAGCATCAGCTATCCCTCTAACAGCAATACTTTTGCTGGCTTTACCCAATGGTCCATCTTCTGGAGCAGTCCATGGTTTGGTCTTGTTCATTGTGGGCTTCTGCATATCCTGGAATGCTCCAGCTACAAACAA TCCAATTTTTGCAGAGATAGTTCCTGAGAAATCCCGAACAAGTGTCTATGCAATGGACCGATCTTTTGAGTCCATACTATCATCATTTGCTCCCCCTATTGTTGGGATATTGGCTCAGTATGTTTATGGTTATAAGCCAGTTCCTACCGGGTCAAGTGAATCTGAAGAGATTGCCACAGATAGAGGGAATGCTGCATCATTGGCCAAGGCACTCTACACGGCAATAGGAGTTCCAATGGCTTTGTGTTGTCTAATTTACTCATTTCTCTATTACACCTACCcaagagacaaagaaagagCCAAGATGGAAGCTCTGATAGAATCAGAGATGCAACAAATAGAGTTGGATAATTCACCCACGGGTGAAGAATTTTCTCAAGTCTGGTTCTCTGAGTCAGGAGAACATTTTGGTCAGGAATTGGAGAATGGCTTTGATCTAGAAGATGACGAGAAGAAATTGCTCTACCATTAG
- the LOC115970814 gene encoding uncharacterized protein LOC115970814 isoform X2: MSHYYRACIKRSVRLCTPTRRVWVLSLSSGPLFSPPVTQSPPTSPSATTAPTSSPPVPTSGPPPLFSSVSPPLSPSHLSSVKQVAISRALNGIGLALVSPAIQSLVADSTDDNNRGTAFGWLQLTGNLGSIIGGLLSVLIAPITFMGIPGWRISFHLVAIISIMVGVLIQLFANDPRFSDSNAKDRDLVKSKSFWLEVKDLVQEAKSVIKIPSFQIIVAQGVTGSFPWSALSFSAMWLELSGFSHEKTAFLIALFVMGSSFGGLFGGKMGDILSTRLPNSGRIILAQTSSASAIPLTAILLLALPNGPSSGAVHGLVLFIVGFCISWNAPATNNPIFAEIVPEKSRTSVYAMDRSFESILSSFAPPIVGILAQYVYGYKPVPTGSSESEEIATDRGNAASLAKALYTAIGVPMALCCLIYSFLYYTYPRDKERAKMEALIESEMQQIELDNSPTGEEFSQVWFSESGEHFGQELENGFDLEDDEKKLLYH; encoded by the exons ATGAGTCACTATTACCGGGCGTGTATAAAGAGGTCGGTGCGGCTTTGCACACCGACCCGACGGGTTTGGgttctctcactctcttccgGTCCATTGTTCAGTCCGCCTGTTACCCAATCGCCGCCTACCTCGCCGTCCGCCACAACCGCGCCCACGTCATCGCCGCCGGTGCCTACCTCTGGGCCGCCGCCACTTTTCTCGTCGGTTTCTCCTCCACTTTCACCCAG TCATTTATCTTCTGTCAAACAGGTGGCCATATCTAGAGCTTTGAATGGGATTGGCCTTGCACTAGTTTCACCTGCAATTCAGTCCCTTGTAGCTGACTCAACTGATGACAACAACCGTGGTACAGCTTTTGGGTGGCTTCAACTAACAGGCAACCTTGGTTCAATTATTGGTGGACTCCTCTCAGTGTTGATAGCTCCAATAACATTCATGGGAATTCCTGGTTGGAGAATTTCCTTTCATCTTGTTGCAATCATCAGTATTATGGTCGGTGTTTTGATCCAACTTTTTGCCAATGATCCTCGCTTTTCAGATTCTAATGCAAAAGATAGAGATCTAGTTAAGAGTAAATCTTTCTGGTTAGAAGTGAAGGATCTGGTTCAGGAAGCAAAGTCAGTTATTAAGATTCCATCTTTCCAGATTATTGTGGCACAGGGTGTCACTGGTTCATTCCCATGGTCAGCTCTGTCATTCTCAGCTATGTGGTTAGAGCTTTCTGGCTTCTCACATGAGAAAACTGCATTCCTCATAGCCCTGTTTGTGATGGGTAGTTCCTTTGGGGGCCTATTTGGTGGTAAGATGGGAGATATACTTTCTACTCGTCTCCCAAATTCTGGAAGGATAATTCTAGCACAAACAAGCTCAGCATCAGCTATCCCTCTAACAGCAATACTTTTGCTGGCTTTACCCAATGGTCCATCTTCTGGAGCAGTCCATGGTTTGGTCTTGTTCATTGTGGGCTTCTGCATATCCTGGAATGCTCCAGCTACAAACAA TCCAATTTTTGCAGAGATAGTTCCTGAGAAATCCCGAACAAGTGTCTATGCAATGGACCGATCTTTTGAGTCCATACTATCATCATTTGCTCCCCCTATTGTTGGGATATTGGCTCAGTATGTTTATGGTTATAAGCCAGTTCCTACCGGGTCAAGTGAATCTGAAGAGATTGCCACAGATAGAGGGAATGCTGCATCATTGGCCAAGGCACTCTACACGGCAATAGGAGTTCCAATGGCTTTGTGTTGTCTAATTTACTCATTTCTCTATTACACCTACCcaagagacaaagaaagagCCAAGATGGAAGCTCTGATAGAATCAGAGATGCAACAAATAGAGTTGGATAATTCACCCACGGGTGAAGAATTTTCTCAAGTCTGGTTCTCTGAGTCAGGAGAACATTTTGGTCAGGAATTGGAGAATGGCTTTGATCTAGAAGATGACGAGAAGAAATTGCTCTACCATTAG